In Onychostoma macrolepis isolate SWU-2019 chromosome 06, ASM1243209v1, whole genome shotgun sequence, one DNA window encodes the following:
- the emc3 gene encoding ER membrane protein complex subunit 3: MAEPELLLDSNIRLWVVLPIVFITFLVGVIRHYVSILLQSDKKLTLEQVSDSQVLIRSRVLRENGKYIPKQSFLMRKFYFNNQEDGFFKKTKRKVVPPSPMTDPSMLTDMMKGNVTNVLPMILIGGWINWTFSGFVTTKVPFPLTLRFKPMLQQGIELLSLDASWVSSASWYFLNVFGLRSMYSLILGQDNGADQSRIMQEQMSGAAMAMPADTNKAFKAEWEALELTDHQWALENVEEDLMSKDLDLSGMFSKELPTGIF, from the exons ATGGCTGAGCCTGAGCTCCTCCTGGACTCCAATATTCGTCTTTGGGTTGTGCTGCCAATTGTGTTCATCACTTTTCTTGTTGGAGTGATTCGTCATTATGTCTCAATTCTGTTACAAAGTGACAAAAAGCTCACTTTAGAGCAGGTTTCAGACAG CCAGGTTCTCATCAGGAGCAGAGTTTTACGGGAAAATGGAAAGTACATCCCTAAACAA TCTTTCTTGATGAGAAAATTCTACTTCAATAATCAAGAAGATGGATTTTTCAAGAAGACCAAAAGAAAGGTGGTCCCACCATCTCCAATGACTG ATCCCAGCATGTTGACAGACATGATGAAAGGCAATGTGACAAACGTCCTGCCTATGATCCTTATTGGTGGTTGGATCAACTGGACCTTTTCTGGGTTTGTCACAA CAAAGGTACCGTTTCCTCTCACACTCCGCTTCAAACCGATGCTGCAGCAGGGAATTGAGCTGCTTTCCCTAGATGCCTCCTG GGTGAGTTCAGCATCTTGGTATTTCCTGAATGTCTTTGGTCTCAGGAGCATGTATTCTCTGATTCTTGGACAAGACAATG GTGCAGATCAGTCTCGCATCATGCAGGAACAGATGAGTGGTGCTGCAATGGCAATGCCTGCTGACACAAACAAAGCATTCAAG GCGGAGTGGGAGGCTCTGGAGTTGACGGATCATCAGTGGGCCTTAGAGAATGTTGAGGAGGATCTGATGAGTAAGGACTTGGACTTGTCTGGGATGTTCAGCAAAGAGTTGCCAACGGGCATTTTCTAA
- the sec61a1b gene encoding protein transport protein Sec61 subunit alpha-like 2 — MAIKFLEVIKPFCAVLPEIQKPERRIQFREKVLWTAITLFIFLVCCQIPLFGIMSSDSADPFYWMRVILASNRGTLMELGISPIVTSGLIMQLLAGAKIIEVGDTPKDRALFNGAQKLFGMIITIGQAIVYVMTGMYGDPSEMGAGICLLIIIQLFVAGLIVLLLDELLQKGYGLGSGISLFIATNICETIVWKAFSPTTVNTGRGTEFEGAIIALFHLLATRTDKVRALREAFYRQNLPNLLNLIATVFVFAVVIYFQGFRVDLPIKSARYRGQYNTYPIKLFYTSNIPIILQSALVSNLYVISQMLSTRFSGNFLVNLLGTWSDTSSGGPARAYPVGGLCYYLSPPESFGTVLDDPVHAIIYIIFMLGSCAFFSKTWIEVSGSSAKDVAKQLKEQQMVMRGHRETSMVHELNRYIPTAAAFGGLCIGGLSVMADFLGAIGSGTGILLAVTIIYQYFEIFVKEQSEVGSMGALLF, encoded by the exons ATGGCCA ttaAATTCCTAGAGGTGATAAAGCCATTCTGTGCGGTTTTACCGGAGATCCAGAAACCAGAGAGGAGG ATTCAGTTCAGAGAAAAAGTGTTATGGACTGCAATCACCTTGTTCATCTTTCTGGTGTGCTGCCAG ATTCCCCTCTTTGGAATTATGTCTTCAGACTCAGCAGATCCCTTTTACTGGATGAGAGTGATCCTGGCATCTAACAGAG GTACTCTGATGGAGTTAGGTATCTCTCCCATTGTGACATCTGGTCTAATCATGCAGCTGCTGGCTGGAGCAAAAATCATTGAGGTTGGAGACACACCTAAAGATAGAGCGCTCTTCAACGGAGCTCAGAAAC TTTTTGGTATGATCATCACCATTGGCCAGGCTATTGTGTATGTGATGACTGGCATGTATGGAGACCCTTCAGAGATGGGTGCTGGAATCTGCCTCCTCATCATCATCCAG TTGTTTGTGGCCGGTCTGATCGTGTTGCTGCTGGATGAGTTGCTGCAGAAAGGTTACGGTTTGGGCTCTGGCATCTCTCTCTTCATTGCCACCAACATCTGTGAGACAATCGTATGGAAGGCGTTCAGCCCAACCACAGTCAACACAGGAAGAG GTACTGAGTTTGAGGGAGCCATTATTGCTCTGTTCCACCTGTTGGCCACTCGTACTGATAAAGTGCGAGCACTGAGAGAGGCCTTCTACAGACAGAACCTGCCCAATCTCTTGAACCTCATCGCTACAGTCTTCGTCTTTGCAGTGGTCATATACTTTCAG GGCTTCAGAGTTGACCTCCCCATCAAATCTGCACGTTACCGTGGCCAGTACAACACATATCCCATCAAACTGTTCTACACCTCCAACATTCCCATCATCCTGCAGTCTGCACTGGTGTCCAACCTTTATGTCATCTCTCAAATGCTCTCCACACGCTTCAGTGGGAACTTCTTGGTCAATCTGCTGGGGACTTGGTCG GATACCTCAAGTGGAGGGCCTGCTCGTGCTTATCCAGTAGGTGGTCTTTGTTACTACCTCTCTCCCCCAGAGTCCTTCGGCACAGTACTAGATGATCCAGTCCATGCCATCATTTACATCATCTTCATGCTGGGATCCTGTGCCTTCTTTTCTAAGACCTGGATCGAAGTGTCTGGATCCTCTGCCAAAGAT GTCGCCAAACAGCTGAAAGAACAGCAGATGGTTATGAGGGGACACAGAGAAACTTCTATGGTTCATGAACTCAACAG GTACATCCCCACAGCTGCAGCTTTCGGAGGCCTGTGTATAGGTGGTCTCTCAGTCATGGCCGACTTCCTGGGAGCCATCGGCTCAGGAACTGGAATCTTGTTGGCTGTCACTATCATCTACCAGTACTTTGAGATCTTTGTGAAAGAACAGAGTGAAGTGGGCAGTATGGGAGCTCTCCTCTTTTAG